The following nucleotide sequence is from Primulina tabacum isolate GXHZ01 chromosome 2, ASM2559414v2, whole genome shotgun sequence.
ATATATGCAGGAACCATGCTTATTCCTATGTTTTTCATGTCGCTTGTCTATAACTGTGGTGAAAAATCTTGAATGCAGATTGAAGATTTTTGTCCCAATAGCTGTACTTTCTTTTGCTGTATTGGTGCCTGTGAATTGGACTGGGAAAACACTGGAGGATATCACTGATTTAACATTTAGTGATATTGACAAGCTTTCGATATCCAATGTTCCTCCGGGGTCTTTGAGGTAAGTGTTGGAGTCGTTTTTCCTCGTTTTCTGATATTTAAATGAGGTGCATTTTCAAATCTTAGATTAGCGAAGTTCTCTGATTTAGGCAGCAGCCCTTGCGAATAATGGTTATTATATCTCCAAGAATTATGTATCCAAATATTCACTGGTGAAAGTAAATAGAGTTTCTTGATGTTTTTCTAGTTTTTTTATTCAGGTTTTTGGCACACATAATTATGGCTTATATATTCACATTTTGGACATGCTACGCCCTTTACAAAGAATATAGTATCATATCCAGTAAGAGATTACAATTCCTAGCTTCTGAAAGTCGTCGTCCGGATCAATTCACTGTAAGTGTGCAAAGCAAAACATCTTCCTCTTTTTTCGTGATTCAATATTTCATATGTTGGTATTAtgaatacatatttaatttgaGGTCCTCGTGAGAAATATTCCTCCGGATCCTGATGAATCAGTGAGCGAGCACGTCGAGCATTTCTTCTGCGTGAATCATCCGGATCATTATCTCACACATCAGGTTCGTGTTTATGTTGAAAAAAGACCAGAAGGGGAAATGAACTTAGCTGCAAAGTTTTTTTCTATTCTGTCTAAAATCGAATTTCAGGTGGTGTATAATGCAAAAAAACTGGCTAAATTAGTGGAGAAGAAGCAGAGTTTACTCAATTGGCTTACTTATTATAAAACACGACACGATAGAAATCCCAAGAAGAGGCCCCGAACCAAGGTTTTTGTTCCTTCGATATTGGTTTTGTTCAATggaatattttcattttaaGATATGTACTTGCTAGTCTGACTTTTAATTTTTATAGACAGGCTTTTGGGGTCTTTGGGGAAAGTCAGTGGATTGCATAGATTACTATACAGAACAAGTTCAGAGTATAAATGAAGCAGTAAGCTTTTTAACACTGCAAATGCACGTCTGAATTTTCAATTCTAAGTTAAAACTTGTATCGGTGCTACATTTTCTTATCCATCTGCAAATTTCTAGTTTTCCCAATCTTGGTCATGCTCTCCGTTGCATTTTCAATTTGCAAAGCTGCTATGTTGTTTATTTCTCATTACGAAATGAAGTAACGGGTATGTTCACGAGTTAAGATAAAAGTATCATTGTAAAGAACTAACAAAAAGGCAGTTAATCTTTCTATCAGAAGGATTGATGGGGCCACCCCTTTTTGAGCTCAATCCATTGCACTTTTTTGCTATTTGCTCGTCCTGCTGTGAGCGTGGCTGCATAATGGACATAAAAACCTAAACGTGTCACTGAAATgttgtatgatttaaaaatttcagTTGTACTGGTACGTCCAGCAATTGGTCCTATAGTCTGCTTCTTTTCCATATTTCTAAAATCTTTTGTGTGGATTCAGGAAGCTGTTGAAAGGGAAAGGGTCATGAGTGACCCCAAGGCCATAGTTCCTGCAGCATTTGTTTCATTTAAATCCCGATGGGCTGCAGCTGTTTGTGCTCAAACTCAGCAAACGAGCAATCCAACAGTTTGGCTTACAGAATGGGCTCCTGAACCAAGAGATGTTTATTGGGATAATGTTGCAATACCATACGTTCAACTCGCCGTCAAAAAACTGCTAATGGCTGTTACGTTGTTTGGTCTCACGTTCTTTTTCATGATTCCTATTGCCGTTGTTCAATCCATGGCCAGCATTGATGGCATCGAAAAGGTCCTCCCATTCTTGAAACCGTTGATTGAAAGGTAGTGAACGTGACTGGTCTTTCTTGAAGTAGGTCTTTATTCGGTAAAAGCAACATTTGACATACTGACTTTTTTTGTAGGGATGGGATCAAGTCTATTGTTCAAGGCTTTCTTCCTGGAATTGCATTGAAAATATTTCTGATTCTTCTTCCAACAATTCTAATGACGATGTCTAAAATAGAAGGTCATACGTCCCTTTCATTGTTGGATAGAACATCAGCTGGGAAGTACCATATATTTGTACTTGTCAACGTGTTCTTTGGAAGTATCATCACTGGCGCAGCTTTCGAGCAGCTCCAAAAGTTCCTTAATCAGTCCCCATCAGAGTATGCTGTCTTGTTAAAATTCAACACGAGAAATTATCATTTCTTGAGTGCTGATTTAagttttttcttttcttgcagGATTCCAAAAACAGTGGGAGTTGCAATTCCAATGAAAGCCACTTTTTTTATAACCTATATTATGGTCGATGGTTGGGCCGGCATAGCTGCAGAGGTTCTTAGACTGGTTCCTTTAATAATGTTCCACGTGAAGAATTCATTCTTGGTGAAAACAGAAAAAGACAGGGAACTGGCAATGGAACCTGGTTCTATAAATGTCGCCACATCAGAACCTCGTATACAGCTATATTTCTTGTTGGGACTCGTATACTCAGTCATCACACCTCTTATTTTACCTTTCATCATCATATTCTTTGCCTTTTCTTACGTCATATTTCGCCACCAGGTTTGTGTAATCTGTCATCCTTCTTACATCTACAAAGTCATCTAGTTTTAAAAAACAACCAGATCTTTATTATGGTTCTTGTTTTTGCAGATCATCAATGTTTATGATCAGAAATATGAGAGTGGCGCTGCGTTTTGGCCAGATGTGCACCTTCGTGTGATTATAGGACTAATAATATCACAACTTTTGCTTATGGGACTTTTAAGTACAAAAAGTTTTGCTAAATCAACTCCAATTCTGCTAGTTCTGCCTATCATGACCATCTGGTTTCACCGCTTCTGCAAGGGACGATTCGAGTCAGCATTCGTCAAGTTCCCACTACAGGTTAGTAGCCATCCTATTAACAGTACTATAGA
It contains:
- the LOC142523239 gene encoding hyperosmolality-gated Ca2+ permeable channel 1.7-like; the protein is MASVQDIAVSAAINLLSALAFLLAFAVLRLQPFNDRVYFPKWYKKGIRSSPKSSGPSVKKFVNLDFKTYLKFLNWMPAALRMPEPELIDHAGLDSAVYVRIYLLGLKIFVPIAVLSFAVLVPVNWTGKTLEDITDLTFSDIDKLSISNVPPGSLRFLAHIIMAYIFTFWTCYALYKEYSIISSKRLQFLASESRRPDQFTVLVRNIPPDPDESVSEHVEHFFCVNHPDHYLTHQVVYNAKKLAKLVEKKQSLLNWLTYYKTRHDRNPKKRPRTKTGFWGLWGKSVDCIDYYTEQVQSINEAEAVERERVMSDPKAIVPAAFVSFKSRWAAAVCAQTQQTSNPTVWLTEWAPEPRDVYWDNVAIPYVQLAVKKLLMAVTLFGLTFFFMIPIAVVQSMASIDGIEKVLPFLKPLIERDGIKSIVQGFLPGIALKIFLILLPTILMTMSKIEGHTSLSLLDRTSAGKYHIFVLVNVFFGSIITGAAFEQLQKFLNQSPSEIPKTVGVAIPMKATFFITYIMVDGWAGIAAEVLRLVPLIMFHVKNSFLVKTEKDRELAMEPGSINVATSEPRIQLYFLLGLVYSVITPLILPFIIIFFAFSYVIFRHQIINVYDQKYESGAAFWPDVHLRVIIGLIISQLLLMGLLSTKSFAKSTPILLVLPIMTIWFHRFCKGRFESAFVKFPLQDAMVKDTLEKATEPNLNLKAFLQDAYVHPVFKGIEIDRPAAIDDEENNPLVSTKRNSRKSSKACSGGVTPEVILEEVTSYLS